A genome region from Strigops habroptila isolate Jane chromosome 12, bStrHab1.2.pri, whole genome shotgun sequence includes the following:
- the LOC115616112 gene encoding myeloid protein 1 — MPALSLVALVSLVSTVFATQLDAHPPQQQHRHWAPICSGNPTNKIRGCDRYGCGNFGADRHSGKGKHAGVDVICTDGATVYAPFSGQLSGPIRFFHNGNAIDDGVQISGSGYCVKLVCIHPIRYNGQIHRGQQLGRMLPMQKVFPGIISHIHVENCDHSDPTHLLTPVVPPLPQEDRHWATLCSGNPTNEIRGCDKYGCGYYGAPRRNGKGKHTGVDVICSDGANVYAPFSGQLSGPIKIFHNGNSIDDGVQIRGSGFCVKLLCIHPIRYNGRISKGQILGRMLPMQRVFPGITSHIHVENCDRSDPTSNLERGKGQRE; from the exons ATGCCAGCTCTCAGCCTGGTCGCCCTGGTCAGCCTGGTGTCCACTG TTTTTGCCACGCAGCTGGACGCACACCCACCCCAACAACAACACAGACACTGGGCCCCTATTTGCAGTGGGAACCCCACCAACAAGATCCGGGGCTGTGACAGATACGGCTGTGGCAACTTCGGTGCTGACAG gCACAGTGGTAAAGGAAAGCACGCTGGCGTGGATGTCATCTGCACTGATGGAGCGACAGTGTATGCTCCTTTCAGCGGGCAGCTCTCTGGACCCATTCGATTCTTCCATAACGGAAATGCCATCGATGATGGAGTCCAAATCAGCGGATCAG GTTACTGTGTAAAGCTTGTCTGTATTCACCCCATCCGGTACAACGGCCAAATCCATAGAGGGCAACAACTCGGGAGAATGCTGCCAATGCAAAAAGTATTTCCTGGCATTATCTCCCACATCCATGTTGAGAACTGCGACCACTCCGATCCTACTCATCTACTTACGCCTG ttGTTCCACCACTCCCACAAGAAGACAGACACTGGGCAACACTGTGCTCCGGGAATCCTACAAATGAGATCCGAGGCTGTGATAAATATGGCTGTGGATACTACGGAGCTCCAAG acGCAATGGCAAAGGAAAGCACACTGGTGTGGATGTCATCTGTTCTGATGGAGCAAACGTCTATGCTCCCTTTTCTGGCCAGCTCTCTGGACCCATCAAAATCTTCCACAATGGAAATTCCATTGATGATGGAGTCCAAATCAGAGGATCAG GATTCTGTGTAAAACTACTCTGCATCCACCCCATCAGATACAACGGTAGGATTTCTAAGGGGCAAATCCTTGGGAGAATGTTGCCAATGCAAAGAGTATTTCCTGGGATCACATCTCACATTCACGTTGAGAACTGCGATCGCTCAGATCCTACTAGCAATCTTGAAAGGGGGAAAGGGCAAAGAGAGTGA
- the LECT2 gene encoding leukocyte cell-derived chemotaxin-2, producing MTMHRVTAVILMIVISSATAAQWAKICSGQPSNKIRGCDSHGCGGYNYPRGARKHKGVDVVCEDGSVVYAPFTGNIDKRARPYGNNNAIDNGVQLSGSGFCIKMFYIKPIKVSGLIRKGEKIGVLLPMQKVYRGIISHVHIQNCDSTDPTPNL from the exons ATGACAATGCACAGAGTCACAGCAGTCATCCTCATGATTGTGATCTCCAGTG CTACTGCAGCACAATGGGCCAAAATCTGCTCCGGTCAACCCTCAAACAAAATCAGAGGCTGTGACTCCCATGGCTGTGGTGGATACAATTACCCCAG AGGGGCAAGGAAGCACAAGGGAGTGGATGTGGTGTGTGAGGACGGCTCGGTGGTGTACGCACCCTTCACAGGGAACATTGACAAACGAGCCAGGCCCTATGGAAACAACAATGCCATCGACAACGGAGTTCAGCTGTCAGGATCAG GATTCTGCATTAAGATGTTTTACATCAAACCCATCAAGGTCAGCGGCCTGATcaggaagggggagaaaattGGCGTCCTGCTGCCCATGCAGAAGGTCTACCGAGGAATTATATCCCATGTCCACATCCAGAACTGTGACTCAACAGATCCTACTCCCAACCTGTAA